One window from the genome of Desulforamulus ruminis DSM 2154 encodes:
- the mutM gene encoding bifunctional DNA-formamidopyrimidine glycosylase/DNA-(apurinic or apyrimidinic site) lyase produces MPELPEVETVVRSLEKNLAGLTITGVDIFMPKIIRSPKPEIFTEQIVGKQILKKLGRRGKYLLIHLSHHVTLVVHLRMTGRLVYCEAGTPLEKHTHVVFHLNNDTMLKFTDIRQFGRMLLVPTDQLSEITGLKNLGLEPLDPSFTREFLKKELRRKRTRIKPLLLDQYFIAGLGNIYADEVLFQAKVHPERLALDLSTREVSGLHRAIVEIISGAIEHRGTTFRDYVDSEGRSGDFQHHLKVYNREGFPCPRCGQPISRIKIAGRSSYYCPSCQKLK; encoded by the coding sequence TTGCCTGAATTACCCGAAGTCGAAACCGTGGTCCGTTCTCTGGAAAAAAATTTGGCCGGTCTTACCATTACCGGTGTGGATATCTTCATGCCCAAAATTATTCGTTCTCCAAAACCGGAAATCTTCACGGAACAAATTGTGGGGAAGCAGATCTTAAAAAAATTGGGCCGTCGGGGTAAGTATTTGTTAATCCATTTAAGCCATCATGTAACGCTGGTAGTTCATCTGCGTATGACCGGACGGCTGGTATACTGCGAAGCCGGGACACCCCTGGAAAAACACACTCATGTGGTGTTTCACCTGAACAATGATACCATGCTGAAATTTACGGATATTCGTCAATTCGGTCGGATGCTTCTGGTTCCCACCGATCAGCTTTCAGAAATCACCGGTTTAAAAAATCTGGGTTTGGAGCCTCTGGACCCTTCTTTTACCCGGGAATTTCTAAAAAAAGAACTGCGGCGCAAGAGAACCCGGATCAAACCCCTGCTGCTGGATCAGTATTTTATTGCGGGGCTGGGAAATATCTACGCCGATGAGGTGCTCTTCCAGGCCAAGGTCCATCCGGAACGGCTGGCCTTGGATTTATCCACCCGGGAAGTCTCAGGACTCCACCGGGCCATTGTGGAGATTATTTCCGGAGCCATTGAACACCGGGGCACCACCTTTCGGGATTATGTGGACAGCGAAGGCCGCTCGGGCGACTTTCAACATCATCTAAAAGTATACAATCGCGAGGGGTTCCCTTGCCCCCGTTGCGGTCAGCCCATTTCCCGCATTAAGATTGCCGGACGAAGTTCCTACTACTGCCCCTCCTGCCAAAAACTAAAATGA
- the ytaF gene encoding sporulation membrane protein YtaF, whose translation MEFLTLVAFALALNMDALGTGVAYGIRKIRIPFSSLLIISGMSVITILFSMLSGHLVSQLFSPAFAHRLGGIILLLVGIWILVQSIRENKAEDHPGDSNGTLLQIRIQALGLAIQILREPCRADLDRSGVISSREAILLGVALSMDAFGAGFAVSMFGFSPYLTAGIVGIGHIVLTYAGLLMGKYFSYSSLGRQLALLPGCILIALGIFKIR comes from the coding sequence ATGGAGTTTCTTACTTTGGTTGCCTTTGCCCTGGCTCTGAACATGGATGCTCTGGGCACGGGCGTGGCTTATGGCATTCGAAAAATACGGATTCCTTTTTCATCTCTGCTGATTATCAGCGGAATGTCCGTGATCACCATCCTCTTTTCAATGCTGTCCGGCCATTTGGTTTCTCAACTGTTTTCGCCGGCCTTTGCCCACAGGCTGGGCGGTATTATTTTGCTTTTGGTAGGAATTTGGATACTGGTGCAATCCATCCGGGAAAACAAGGCTGAAGATCATCCTGGGGACTCCAATGGTACCCTTCTGCAGATCCGAATTCAGGCCCTAGGGCTGGCTATCCAAATATTACGGGAACCCTGCCGGGCAGATCTGGACCGGTCCGGAGTTATTTCCTCCCGGGAGGCTATTTTGTTGGGAGTGGCTCTGTCCATGGATGCCTTTGGCGCAGGTTTTGCCGTCTCCATGTTTGGTTTCAGCCCCTATTTAACCGCCGGAATAGTGGGTATTGGACATATCGTACTTACCTATGCCGGCCTGTTGATGGGAAAGTATTTTTCTTACAGCTCTCTGGGCAGGCAGTTGGCCCTATTGCCCGGTTGTATCCTGATTGCCCTTGGTATTTTTAAAATTCGTTAG
- the coaE gene encoding dephospho-CoA kinase (Dephospho-CoA kinase (CoaE) performs the final step in coenzyme A biosynthesis.) has product MIIGLTGSIASGKSMVAKYLKELGARVIDADRVARQVVMPNTPALKEIVDSFGPGILTAEGTLDRQKLASIVFADPIARERLEKITHPRIEEEVNRQIEAFFSKNPRGILVLEVPLLIESGWHRKVDQIWLVMADEEIQLKRLAERDKLTPEQSRRRVASQMPQVDKAKYAQVIIHNSGIPEIAYAQVKEAWANAKKQLNHDKPFSGI; this is encoded by the coding sequence TTGATTATTGGTTTAACGGGAAGCATTGCCAGTGGTAAAAGTATGGTGGCAAAATATTTAAAGGAACTGGGAGCCCGGGTGATTGATGCGGACCGGGTGGCCCGGCAGGTGGTTATGCCCAATACCCCGGCTCTAAAGGAGATCGTGGACTCCTTTGGACCGGGTATTTTGACTGCGGAAGGGACACTGGACCGCCAAAAGCTGGCCTCCATTGTTTTTGCAGACCCGATAGCCCGGGAGAGATTGGAAAAGATTACCCATCCCCGCATTGAGGAAGAAGTAAACCGGCAAATAGAGGCTTTCTTTTCTAAAAATCCCCGGGGTATACTGGTCCTGGAAGTTCCCTTGCTGATCGAATCCGGTTGGCATCGGAAGGTGGATCAAATCTGGCTGGTTATGGCGGATGAGGAAATACAGTTGAAACGCCTTGCAGAAAGGGACAAGCTGACTCCTGAACAGAGCCGCCGGCGTGTGGCCAGCCAAATGCCTCAGGTTGACAAGGCAAAGTACGCTCAAGTGATCATTCACAACAGCGGTATTCCGGAGATTGCCTATGCTCAGGTGAAAGAAGCCTGGGCCAATGCAAAAAAACAATTAAATCATGATAAACCATTTTCTGGTATATAA
- a CDS encoding lytic transglycosylase domain-containing protein, whose protein sequence is MALRPKHKGIKRRLLLLLLIFLIWLGHKEIGRWFYPFPHQEIIYHYAGTHQLDPLLVVAMIKTESNFDPQATSPKGARGLMQIMPETGDWISRQMTGEPLPPEQLFNAEKNVSLGTWYLSDLLKEYQGDTILSIAAYNAGRGNVQNWLKAQHWTGERHTIDQIPFLETRQYIRRVLWNHKVYHYLYGEGEAKLSLEGPKNIAKLL, encoded by the coding sequence TTGGCCCTGCGCCCTAAGCATAAAGGTATTAAACGTAGACTATTGCTGCTTCTTCTTATATTTCTGATCTGGCTTGGCCACAAAGAGATTGGCCGCTGGTTCTATCCCTTTCCACATCAGGAAATAATTTATCATTACGCGGGAACCCATCAACTGGATCCGCTGCTGGTAGTGGCCATGATTAAAACGGAAAGCAACTTTGATCCCCAGGCCACTTCACCCAAGGGGGCCAGGGGGTTAATGCAAATCATGCCTGAAACGGGAGACTGGATTTCCCGTCAAATGACCGGAGAACCTTTACCGCCGGAGCAACTCTTTAATGCTGAAAAAAATGTCAGCCTGGGCACTTGGTATCTTTCGGATCTTTTAAAGGAGTACCAGGGAGATACCATTCTGTCCATTGCCGCTTACAATGCAGGCCGGGGGAACGTTCAAAACTGGCTCAAGGCCCAGCATTGGACCGGTGAACGGCATACCATTGATCAAATCCCCTTTCTGGAAACCCGGCAGTACATACGGCGGGTTTTATGGAACCACAAAGTCTACCATTATTTATACGGTGAAGGCGAAGCAAAGCTTAGCCTGGAAGGCCCAAAGAATATCGCAAAACTACTTTAG
- a CDS encoding TetR/AcrR family transcriptional regulator: MKTRNRILFAFKELVEEKGFYNATVDELAGRYGISKRTIYRHFSSKEEMIETVLQEFIRETERQVDLALASSEDPAEKITHFIKALSARLRMFNPRLFSDIQRYYPHLWEEVEKLRANKIQHIIKIIMEGRCQGYFKEINPVVATAALLAMVQAIVTPNFVLEHNLTAEEAFTTVINTFLYGIVANQP; this comes from the coding sequence TTGAAGACCCGCAATCGCATATTATTCGCTTTTAAAGAATTGGTGGAAGAAAAAGGTTTTTATAACGCTACGGTGGATGAACTGGCCGGGCGATATGGCATCAGCAAGCGAACCATTTACCGTCATTTCAGCAGCAAAGAGGAAATGATTGAGACCGTGCTGCAGGAATTTATCCGGGAGACCGAAAGACAGGTGGATCTGGCACTGGCCAGTTCCGAGGACCCGGCAGAAAAGATCACACATTTCATTAAAGCCCTGTCTGCCAGATTAAGAATGTTTAACCCCCGGCTTTTCAGCGATATACAAAGGTATTACCCGCATCTTTGGGAAGAGGTGGAAAAGCTTCGGGCTAACAAGATCCAACATATTATCAAAATAATCATGGAGGGCAGATGCCAGGGCTATTTTAAAGAGATCAATCCCGTTGTGGCAACAGCGGCTTTGCTGGCAATGGTCCAGGCCATTGTGACTCCCAATTTTGTTCTGGAGCATAATCTTACCGCCGAAGAGGCCTTTACCACAGTCATCAATACCTTTTTATACGGTATTGTTGCCAACCAGCCATAA